The sequence below is a genomic window from Clostridium putrefaciens.
GATGAGTTTAATAAAGAAGGACTTAAAATATTTGGACCTTCAAAAAAATCAGCTTGCTTAGAAGGAAGTAAAGACTTTTCAAAAAGATTTATGAAAAAATATGGAATACTTACAGCAGAATATGAAAGTTTTACTTTTGCACCAAAGGCATTAGAGTATTTAAAAGATTGCATATATCCATGCGTTATAAAAGCGGATGGCATGGCAGCTGGTAAAGGTGTAGTTATATGTAATTCTTTTAAAGAGGCAGAAAAAGTGATTTATGACTTCATGATTGATGATATATTTAATGGGTATGGTAAAAAGGTTGTAATTGAAGAGTTCTTAGAAGGTGTGGAAGCCTCTATACTTTCAATTACCGATGGAGATACATTAATTCCATTTATATCTGCAAAAGATCATAAACAAATATTTGATAATAACCAAGGTCCTAATACAGGGGGCATGGGCGTTATAGCACCAAATCCATTCGTTACAGATACTGTCATGAAAGAATTTAAGGAAAGTATTTTAAAACCTACACTTAGGGGATTAAAGGAAGAAAGAATAGAATTTAAAGGGTTTCTGTTTTTTGGATTAATGATTACTAAAAAAGGTGTATATTTATTAGAATATAATGTGAGGCTTGGAGATCCAGAAACACAAGCAATCCTTCCTTTGATGAAAAGTGATTTTTATGATGCTATTTGTAGTGCATACAGTGGAAAACTTAAAGGTTTTGAAATTAAGTGGGAAGATAAAAATAGTTGTGCATTAGTTATTTCATCTTTAGGGTATCCATGCAAATATAATACTGGGTTTAATATAACTTTAGATGAAAATATAGATGGTAATGTATTTATATCAGGGGGGACATTAGAAGGAAAAGATCTAAAGACTTCAGGGGGGAGAGTTATTTCATTAGTTACACTTGGAAATGATCTAGAAGACAGTATAAAACGTTGTTATAAGGAAGTAAATAAGATAAGTTTTAAAGATATGTATTATAGAAAAGATATAGGTTTGATATAAGTAATTAATAAAAAACCTATATAATAGACTTTTATATCTATATATATAGGTTTTTTAGATTTAATTTTATGAATTATAATTATAAAATTTATTTAGTTACATCCTTGCTTAAAAGATCTCTAATTTGTGTAAGTAAAACTTCTTCATTTGTTGGAAGTTCTTCTTTAATTTCTTCTTGAACCTCTTCTTTTCTCTTGAATTTATTAATTAATCTAATTACTAGGAAAATAGAAAAGGCTATAATAAGGAAGTCAAAAATATTTTGAATAAATTGACCATAATTAAGTGTCAATATTTTTGTAGGATCAGTAGATTGGCGTAAAACAACCTTTAGATCTGTAAAGTTAACACCACCTATAACAAGTCCTAGTATAGGCATTATTATATCGCCTACTAATGAATTAACTATTTTACCAAAGGCAGCACCAATAACTACACCTATAGCAAGGTCAGTTACGTTACCTTTCATAGCAAACTCTTTAAACTCTTTTAACATGAAATCACCTCTTATTAAATTTTTGTTAATAGAATTATAACATTTAAACA
It includes:
- the purD gene encoding phosphoribosylamine--glycine ligase, producing the protein MNILLIGSGGREHAMAFKLSQNPKVKKIYCAKGNGGTAMENKCENIKEKTIEELLKFAKENEIYITIVGPEELLIKGIVDEFNKEGLKIFGPSKKSACLEGSKDFSKRFMKKYGILTAEYESFTFAPKALEYLKDCIYPCVIKADGMAAGKGVVICNSFKEAEKVIYDFMIDDIFNGYGKKVVIEEFLEGVEASILSITDGDTLIPFISAKDHKQIFDNNQGPNTGGMGVIAPNPFVTDTVMKEFKESILKPTLRGLKEERIEFKGFLFFGLMITKKGVYLLEYNVRLGDPETQAILPLMKSDFYDAICSAYSGKLKGFEIKWEDKNSCALVISSLGYPCKYNTGFNITLDENIDGNVFISGGTLEGKDLKTSGGRVISLVTLGNDLEDSIKRCYKEVNKISFKDMYYRKDIGLI
- the mscL gene encoding large-conductance mechanosensitive channel protein MscL: MLKEFKEFAMKGNVTDLAIGVVIGAAFGKIVNSLVGDIIMPILGLVIGGVNFTDLKVVLRQSTDPTKILTLNYGQFIQNIFDFLIIAFSIFLVIRLINKFKRKEEVQEEIKEELPTNEEVLLTQIRDLLSKDVTK